The following is a genomic window from Hymenobacter sp. APR13.
GGGCGGGGCAGGATTGGGTTGGAGGAGCAAGGTAGGCAGGGCGGCGTCATTCCAGCAAAGCCAGTCCGTGCTTACTACAGGGCAGAAATGAGCTACGTGAACGATGTAGAAACGCAATATTTTGCGTCTCGTCGCTGCTGATGTTGTTACGTTAATCGTCTGGAGGTGATGTTCAACGACGAGACGCAAAACATTGCGTCTCTACACCGTTCATTCAGCCTTAGCCTACAGCTTGAACAGCTGCCGGGCGTTGTGGGTGGTGGCTTCCACCACTTCGGCTTCGGTTTTGCCGAGCAGCGTGGCGATGCGCCGGGCAATGAGGGGCAGGTAGGCCGGCTCGTTGCGCTTGCCGCGGTGCGGCATCGGGGCCAGGTAGGGGCAGTCGGTTTCGAGCAGCAGGTGCTCCAGCGCTATGCCGGGCAGCACCTTGTCGAGGCCGACGTTCTTGAACGTAACCACACCCCCGATGCCCAGCAGAAAGCCCAGCCGAATGGCCTCCTCGGCCTCCGCCACGGTACCCGAGAAGCAGTGATACACGCCGCGCAGCGTGCCGTCCTGCCCCGCCTCGATGAGGTCAGTGGTTTCTCGGAAGGCCTCGCGGGTGTGCAGTACCAGCGGCAGCTGATGCTTTTTGGCCAGCTCGATCTGCACGAGTAGGGCCTCCTGCTGCATGCTGAGGGTGGTTTTGTCCCAGTGCAGGTCGATGCCGCACTCCCCTACCGCCGCAAACGGCCGCTTCCCCAGCCAGTCCTCCACCTCGTACAGCTCCCGCTCGAAGTTTTTGGTGACGTGGCACGGATGCAGCCCCATCATGGCATGGCACTGCTGCGGAAACCGGGCCTCGGTTTCCAGCATGGCGTCGATGCTTTCGTGGTCGATGTTGGGCATGATGATGGTCTGCACGCCGGCCTCGAAGGCGCGGTTGAGCATATCATCCTGGTCAGGCTTGAACTGCTCGGAGTAAACGTGGGCGTGGGAATCGGTGAAATGCATTGTTTGGTGCTTGGTGCCTGGGGCTTAGGGCCTAGGGATTGGTGCCTGGGGCTTAGGGACTGGGGTGGAAACGGTGCCGGCTTAGCGGGCGCAAGTTACGGTGGGCAGCCCGGCCGGCCGAACGGCACGGCCGAGGCGCCTCACCCCCCGGCCCCCTCTCCGAAAAGGAGAGGGGGAGCCAGACGAAGAAAGCAAATCAAGAGCCGTATGTGTAGAGCAAGGGAGGATTCATATATCAAGAGCAGAACCGGTGCCCCCTCTCCTTTTCGGAGAGGGGGTCAGGGGGTGAGGCGCCCCGCCTGAACAACTCACCAAGCACTATGCCCTAAAGCCTACCGATACCTTCTCCCCTTCCAGTCAAAGGAGAGCGGCAGCAGGCGGAAGACAGCCAGGGCGGCGGTGAGGGCGGGCGTGTAGAGCTCGAACAGCGGCAGCAGGTGCAGCGGGGCGCGGCGGCCGGCGCGGCGGAAGCAGAGCGCGGCCAGCAGCCCCTGCAGCAGCATTTTGGCCAGCAGCACCAGCCCGGCGGCCAGCGGCCCGGCCAGCCAGCCCAGCGCCAGCAGCGCCGGATAGAAGCCCGCGTAGTATAGCAAGCCGCCTTTCAGCCACCACGGCAGGCTTTCCACGCCCCGGCTCCAGCGGCGGCGCTGGTGCAGCAACGCGCCAAACGTGGGCATGGGCAAACTCTCGGCCAGCACCTCGGGGCGGAACAGAATCCGGTAGCCGAAGCCATGACGCAGCGTGGCGCGGAACAGCTCAAAGTCCTCGGTTACGGAAAACGGCAGCGCCTCGTAGCCGCCGATGGCTTCGTAAGCGGCGCGCGTTACCAGCATGTTGTTGCCCATGGCCGTCACGGGCCGCCCCAGATCCGACACCACCTGCACCAGCCCCAGCGAAATCAGCCAGTCGAGACCCTGCAGCTTATCAAATAGGCGCGGGCCCTGCACCAGCGTGAGGCCCGTCACGGTGCCGATGCCCGGCTGCGCGTGCGCCAGCAACGACGACACCCAGGTGCGAGGCACGGCAATGTCGGCGTCGGTGATGAGGAAAAAATCGGTGGTGGCGGCGTGGGTGAGGTGAGCCAGCACGTTGGCCTTGCCGCGGGCTAAGCCCAGCGTTTCCCGGATGGGCACCACCCGAAACGTGCCGCCGAAGCCCTGCATGGCCTGGGTAGCTACGGCGGCGGTGCCATCGGTAGAGCCATCATCACCGAGCAGCACTTCCAGTAAGTGCGCCGGGTACTCTAGCTGCCGGATGGCCTGCAGGCAGCGCCCGATGGCCGCCGCCTCGTTGCGGGCCGCAATCAGCACACTCACGCGCGGCAACGGCTGCGGCAGCGGCCCCGGCCGGCTCCCGCGCCGCGTGGCCAGCAGCAGCGTAGAAGCCGCCAGAATCAGAAACCACCCGGAAAGAAAAAGCGTGAGGAACAGCAAAGTTGGTGATGAGGTGATGGGGTGATGAGGTGACAGGTGACAGGTGACAGGTGAGAGGTGACGAGGGAAGAACGTCATGCAGAGCGCAGCGAAGCATCTCGCGTGCTGATGTTGTTAAATCGTCGAACGATAACCGCTCCGTAGCCTAGGGTTTAAACCCTGGGCTAGTGAAACAACATCAGCACGCGAGATGCTTCACTGCGCTCTGCATGACGTTCTGAATGTCGTGCTCATCTGCAAAATCTTATAGCAACTCAAACGAATACCCCTGCTCAACACAGGCCGCCAGGTAGCGGGGCAGCACGGCGCGCAGGTTCTGGCGGGCCTTTCGGCTGTCGTGGAACACGACGATGGCGCCGGGGCGGGTGTGGGCCAGGGCGGCGCGCAGGCAGGTTTCGGGCGGATAGGTGGCGTCGTAGTCGTAGGTGAGCACGTCCCACATGATGAGGCGGTGGCTGGGGTGCAGCGCGGCGGCCTGGGCGCGGGTGAGGCGGCCGTAGGGCGGGCGCAGCAGCGGCCGGGCCTCGGGCTGCGGCAGCAGCGCATCCAGCGCCTGCTGGCAACGGCCCACCTCCTGCAGATACTGCGGCAAGGGCGTCCGCCAGCCACTCACGTGGTGGAAGGTGTGGTTGGCGAGGCGGTGGCCAGCGGCCAGCACCTGCCGGGCAATGTCGGGGTGCTTTTCCAGGTTGTCGCCGACGCAGAAGAACGTGGCGCGGGCGTTGTGCCGGGCCAGCTGCTCCAGCACGAAGGGCGTTTCCTCCGGAATAGGGCCGTCGTCGAAAGTGAGGTAGAGCGGCTTCTCCCCCACCCGCACCGGCCCGCGCCACTCGGTGTGCGGCAGCCAGCGTTGCATGATTTCGGGGAGGCGGTGGATACGCATGGGGTTTCTATATTTGAGTGCAACTAATCATGCGCTATGCTACGGCAAAAGTACAGTCACAAAAAAGCTACTGAAATGTATCTCGCCGGCGCAAGCCCGGAAAGCGTAGCTAAGATGCTGCTAGAAGAAGGTGCCTCAGAACAGGAAGCTCCGCAATTGGCTGCAGAGTATTTACGCAGCTTCTTATTGTATCAAGTTGATATTCAAAAGAAACTACTAAAACGTGGCAGTCTGTTTCAAACTATTGGCTTGGTATTCACCATTTGTGGATTGGTTCTTAGCTTTCTGGCGTCCATATCAACTGACACAAACGGGTCCAACATCATTTTCTATGGCATTATCCTTTCAGGGATTGGCATCTGGGTGAAAGGGTTCATCGATAAGCGGCAATCGTCGGATATTATTTCGCAAGTTGAAAACAGCCTTGCCTCTGCAGAAATTTATCGTGCCTCATAGCTCCAGCAGTTACTTCTTCGCCGCCGCCAGCACTGCCTCCCACAGCACTTCGGCGCTGTGCTGCCAGGAGTAGCGCTGCACGTTTTGCAGGCCTTTTTCTATTAGCGAGGCACGTAGCGTGGGCTCCTGGTGCAGACGCACCAGCGCGTCGGTGATGGCGCCAGCATCCTGCGGGTCGGCGAGCAGGGCCGCGCCGCCGGCCACTTCGGGCATGGAGCTGCAGTCGGAGGTCAAAACCGGCGAGGCGCAGGCCTGGGCTTCGATGATGGGAATGCCGAAGCCTTCGAGCAGGGGCACGTAGACGGTGGCGTAGGCGGCGGCGTAGAGCTGCACCAGCTCTTCTTCCGTTACGCGGCCGGTCAGGTGCACGTCGTGGCGGAACTGCAGCTGCTGGTACACGTCGAACATGGGGCCCGCTTTCCAGGCCGTGCGGCCCACGATGAGCAGCTTGGTGGTGGCGCCGGTGCGCTGCTTGAACGCGTCGAAGGCCCGCAGCAGATTCGTCAGGTTTTTGCGCGGGTGCAGGGCGCCCACAAACAGGAAGTACGGTTTGCCGGCCGCGTACCGCTCCCGCGTGGCCGTCTGCACGGCCGGCGGCTGGGGTTGGAAGTGCGCATCGGCCGCGTTGCCGGCCACCCGGATTTTGCCGGGCTCGATGCCGTAGGTGCGCACCAGGTCCTGCCGCGTCGCCTCCGACACCGCCACTAGCTGCGCCGAAGCCCGGGCAAAGCGCGGCGCGAAAAACTGGTAGTACCGGTGTTCCAGCCCGCTCATGTGCTCGGGAAAATGCTCGAAGGCCAGATCATGAAACACCGTGACGCGGGGCACGCGGGTAGCCAGGGTGGTGTAGCCGTCGGGGCTGAGGAACACGGCCGGGCGGTGCCGCCGCAGCCACAGCGCCACGGCCCCCTCAAACCACGCCACCCACAAAAACGGGTGCCGCGCCGACGGCAGCAGCACGTGCGGCACCACATTGGGCCCCGTCAGGTACCGCGCATCAAAGGCCCGGTCAAAGAGCAGGTGAAACGTGTGCTCGGGGTGCGCCGCCACCAGCTGCTTCAGCGTCTCGAACGTGAAGCGCCCAATGCCCTCCAGCTGGCCGCCGGGCAACAGAAAACGGGTGTTTACGGCGATGTGCAATTTGGTGATGAGGTGATGAGGTGACAGGTGACAGGTGACAGGTGACAGGTGACAGGTGACAAAGGTAGCTGTCATCCTGAGCAGAGCGAAGGATCGTATGGGATAAGAAGAGTGGTTTTACCGCTTGCCGTTCAGACGTGATAAGGTCCTTCGCTCTGCTCAGGATGACAGGGTTTCACCCCATCACCACTCACCTCATCACTTCATCACCCCATCACCGCCCCAGCAACTGCCGTAGCTCAGCTACGCGCACGATTCGGGTCAGGAACAGGATGGCCACGAAGCTCAGGCCGGCCAGCACCGACTCGGGGAGCCAGTGCAGCTGCAGGCTCATTTGCAGGCCCGCCCACACGGCGCACAGCAGCCCGAAGGCCAGCGCCAGCCGGGCCAGCCACGCCCACGGCACCGGCACGCCGGTGCGCCGGTGCACCAGCCACAGGTAGCCCACCGACACAAATACGGCGCACACCAGCGTGTTGATAGCGCCGGCCACCGCCCCCAGGCGCGGCAGCAGCACCAGGTTCAGGCCCACGTTCAGGACAATGCTCAGGCCCACCAGCCAGCTCACTGGCCGCTCGTGGTTGGTGCTGGTGAGCAGGGTGCTGTAGATGGCGAAGAAGGCGTGCACCAACACACTCACGAACAGAATCTTGAGGCAGAGCGCCATGCGGGCCACTTCCGGTGGCGTGCTGTGCGTGAACTGCCAGAACAGGATTTCGCCCCGAAACAGCACGAAGCCGCAGATCAGCAGCATGGGCACCGTAACCACGCGCTGCCCGAACCAGAGCAGGTCCTTCTGCTCCTGGGGCCGGCCGGTGGCGTGGGCGAACTTGGCGAAAAACAGCGGCAGCACCGTCCAGAGGTACATCATCATGGTATCCAGCCAGCGGTAGGAAGCGGCGTAGTAGCTGGCCTCCTGCGCCGACACCAGCCGCTCCAGCATCAGCATGTCAATCCGCTCGTTCAGCCCATATACCAGCGTGATGAAGGCCAGCGGCAGACTAGCACGCAGCACCGTGCGGGCCTGGCCCAGCTGCAGCCGAAACCGCACCCGCCCGTAGAGCCGCGCAATGACACCGTAGAGCACCACAAATGTGAAGCCCACCGCCAGCGTGCGGGCGCCCACATAGCGGTCCAGGGAAATGCCGATGGGCACCAGCAGCAGCACCAGCCCCAGCAGCAGAAACTTCTCCAGCACCGACAGCAGCGCATCGGTATTGAAGCGCTGGTGGGCCTGCAGCACGCCCCGCAAAAACAGCGTGTACTGCGCCAGCAGCAGACCGCCCGCCGTGAGGCCGAGCAGCGTGAGCGTGTGGCCGCGGTAGCCCAGCAGCCACCCAATGCCCAGCGTAACCAGCAGAAACAGCCCCGACAGCCAGCCCTTCAGGGGCAGCAGCGTCGGGAAGTACTCGGTGAGGAAGTCGGGGTTGGCGGCGACGCGCTTGGTGGTGAGCTGGGTGGTACCCAGGTCGGATACCTGCGCCAGAATGGTGGCCAGCGTGAACAACGCCGTGAACGTGCCGAACGCCGCGTGGCCCAGCCGGTCCTGCACCAGGCTTTCCACCATCACCCAGCCCGGCTTCACCAGCAGGTTGAGCAGCACCACGAAGCTGATATTTCCGAAAAAGCGTTTGATACAGGCCGGGAATAGAAGATGGGCCGCGAAATTACAAGGAATGTAGCATAGGCTTCCGCCGGTGCCAGACTTCCGCCTGCCCGCTCTGTACAAAAGGCGGAATGCCACCAGCCTACAGATTTTCACCGTCCACTCTATAGTTCTTCCTTTTTGGAAAGCGAGTTGGAGCTGAAGCCGGCACAGGCTGAAGCCTATGCTACATGTAATGCCTGATTACACTAGCTTTGCTGCGTTGTGGTGTGGCCGGCAGGCCGGCAATACCGCAGTAGCTTGTCTTTTCGCCCCTCTATGTCATCCCGCTCCTATTCGCTGCTGGGCCTGTGGCCGGTTATCAATCGTTGGAAGTATCTGGTGCTCGGCGCGGTGGCGCTGGCCTTTGTGGTCAGTGCGGTGGTGGCCCTGCTGATGCCCAACGTCTACAAGTCCACCTCGGTGTTCTATCCCACCAACCCCAATACTACCGACCCCGACCGGATTGTGACGGAGGGCGGCAAGCTGGAGCTAGGCGGCCGCAATGAAGACCTGGACCGGGTCATCACCATCGGGCAGTCGCAGCCGGTGGCCGAGGGCATCATCCGCCGCTTCAAGCTGCACGAGCACTACGGCGTGGGCCAGGCCGGCGACGACATTGCTGACAACGCCGCCCTCAACGAGTTCAGCAGCAACCTCAACATCGTCCACAACGACCGGGACGCCATCGAGCTGACCTTCCTGGACACCGACAAGGTGCTGGCCGCCCGCATCGTGAATGCCATGGTGCAGAGCATCGACTCCGTCAACCAGCAGCTCACGTTTGCCAACCGCCGCAAGGTGCTGGGCCTCTACGACCAGCGCCGCAGCTTCCTGGAGCGCGAGTACCAGAGCACCTACGATAGCCTGCTGGCTGGCCGCCGCCGCTACGGCGTGTATGGCCTGGCCCTGGAATCCCGGTATCTGGCCAAGGAAATCATCGAAACCGAAAACGCGCTGCGCCGGGCCGAAGGCGAAGGCAACAGCAGCAAGGCCGCTGGCCTGCGCCGCGCCCTGCGTGCCCTCACCCGCGCCGACGGCGGCAATATCTTCAACCTGGAAAGCTACACGGCCGGCAACGACCGGATGAACACGCTCTACGCCCGCTTCAACGACATCCAGACCCGCCTCATCAAGGCCCGTGGCGACTACGAATCGGCCAGCCTGAGCATCAGCGGCAAGATTTCCAGCATCTATGTGGTGCAGGAAGCCTACCCCGCCACCCGCAAAGCCGCGCCGGTACGATGGTTTATCGTGCTGTCATCAGTACTCGTGACCTTCGCCTTCGCCGTCATCTTCATCACCCTGCTGGAGCTATACCGCGGCAATCTGTCAATTAAGAACTAGTTATTAGGGCTTATGGAACAGGGCCTGGGGGTTAGGTTATTCATCAGCTTAACGTCCTATCACTGAACCCCAGGCCCTATTCCCTAAGCCCCAAGCCCCAAGCCCCAAGCCCTAAATGAAACCCCTGTCCTCTCTGCGGCCGCACTTCACCGACCAGCGCCTGTTTATGGCGTTTGTGGGGCTGTTGCTGAGCTGTGGGGCGGCGGCGATGCTGCGCTCGTCGGGGTGGCTGGCGTTGCCGGTGGCGGCGCTGGGGGTGGCGGTGCTGCTCGTCGACTGGCGCTGGGTGTACTACATTCTACTGGCCACGCTGGCCTTTTCGGTGGAAGTGGCGCTGCCCGGCGGCCTGAGCATGGACGTACCCTCGGAGCCGCTGCTGCTGGTGCTGCTGGTGTGCTTTGTGGTGAGCGTGCTGCTGGGCCGGAGCCAAGTGCCGGCCCGCGTCTGGACGCACCCGCTGGTGGTGCTGATGGGGCTGGCGCTGCTGTGGTCGGTGGTAAGCACAGCGTTTTCCGTGAACACGCTCAAGTCGGTGAAGTACCTGCTGGCCAAGACGTGGTACATCGTGCCCTTCGTGTTCGTGACGCTGGCCGTGGTGCGCCGCCCCCAGGATATCTGGCGGATAGTAGCGCTATTTGCCGCGGGCGTGTGCGCTACAGTGGTGTACACCATGCTGCGCCACGCCGCCAAGGGCTTCGGCTTCGATTCCATCAACTGGGCCATTCAGCCCTTCTACCACAACCACGTGCTGTACGCGGCCACGGCGGCGCTGCTGGTGCCACTGGCCTTCTACGCCGCCCGCGACGCCACTTCCCGCGGCGCACGCTGGCTCTGGTACGCGGTGGTGCTGGTGGCGGTGGGCGGCGTGCTGCTCTCCTACACCCGCGCCTCCATGCTGTCGTTGGTGGTGGCCGGGCTGTACTACGGCATCATCCGGCTGCGCCTGACGCGGGTGGTGCTGGTGGTGGCCAGCGTGGGCACGCTGCTCACCACGGCCTATTTCGTGCGCGACAACACGTATATGCTGTACGCGCCGGAGTTCGAGAAAACCATCTTCAACGGCGGTAACTTCGAGAAACACCTGGAGGCCACCTACAAGCTGCAGGACGTGTCGGGCATGGAGCGGGTGTACCGCTGGGTGGCGGCGGCCCACATGATTGCCGACAAGCCCCTGACCGGCAGCGGCCCCTCCACGTTCTACCCTGAGTACAAGCGCTACACCGTGCGCAGCTTCCGCACCTACGTGAGCGACAACCCGGAAAAGTCGACCACCCACAACTACTTCCTGCTGCAGCTGGCCGAGCAGGGCGTGCCGGGCTTTCTGCTGTTTGTGGCGCTGGTGTTCACGGCGTTGCTGCTCGTGGAGCGCCTCTACCACCGCGCCCAGACCGCCCAGCACCGCCGCCTCGTGATGGCCGCCGGCTTGTCGCTGGTCATTACGGTATTCCATCTGCTGCTGAATGAATTGGTGGAAGTCGATAAAATCGGCTCCTTCTACTACATCTCCATGGCTATCCTGATCCGGGTGCAGCTGTGGATGGAAGACGACGAGCAGGCCCAAACGGCACCGCCGCAGCTCTAGCGACTTATCCCGCTTGTATGCCCTTATTCTATACATGCCGGGCCTGAGTATAGCGGCAGTTGTCGTTTAGCATGTACCTTCGCCGAGCCGGCAAGGCCTGAAACTATTTCCTTTCTTTTGCGACTGACAATGACGGTTAACGAATTCTTTGAGCTGTTTCTGGACGAACTACGCAGCAATCAGCACCTGACCAGCTACTATAAGTTTCTAGAGAATCCGGCCAGCTTCGAGTTCCGCAAGTCCTACGTCACGCAGCGCCTGCACTACATCCTCGACCACTTGCCCAGCACCGAGGCCGCCATCTGGGACTGCGGCTGCGGCTATGGCACCACGGCTATTTTCCTGGCCCTCAACGGCTACAAGGTGCACGGCACCACCCTGGAGTTCTACTTCAAGCACATTCCGGAGCGCTTGAAATACTGGTCGCAGTTCGGCGACGTGTCGGGCTTCACCTACAGCTACGAAAACCTGTTCGATTCGCCCCCAGCGCCGGCCTCCTACGACCACGTCATCATCCAGGATACGCTGCACCACCTAGAGCCGCTGCAGGATGCGCTGCGCATCTTCCACTCGGCCCTGAAGCCGGCCGGCAACCTGATTATCGTGGAGGAAAACGGCGGCAACGTGGCGCAGAACCTGAAGCTGTACCTGCGCCGCGGCAACAAGCGCATCATCGAAATCTACGACGAGCAGCTGCAGAAAAACATCCTGCTCGGCAACGAGAACATCCGCGACCTGGCCACCTGGCGCCGCGAGCTGGCCAAGCAGCACCTGCACATCTACCCCGCCGACGTGCAGTACATCCGCCTGTTTCCGCCGTTCATGTTCAAAGACGGCAACTCCCAGCAGCTCATGGCCCGCGAAGGCCGCCTCTGGCGCAGCAACTCGTTGCTCAAGGAAAACCTGTTCTTCGGCCTCAACTTCGTGGCGGGGAAGGCGAAGTAAGGCCCCTAAGAGTAGGGCCGCAAGGCCGTCATGCAGAGCGGAGCGAAGCATCTCGCTAGTGTAGTAATTCCACACTGGCGAGATGCTTCGCTCCGCTCTGCATGACGGCCTTGCGGCCCTATTTAAACCGGCAACTCAGAATCGTCACGTCGTCGGCGAACTGGCTGCCGTTGACGTTGTAGGCGTTTTATGGAGGCCAGCAGCGCTTCGTGCAGGCGCTTGAGGGGTAGGTAGCGATTCTGAGCCAGCAGAGCCAGGATGCCTTCTTCGCCGAATTCTTCCTGGTTGGCGTCGAACACCTCGGTCAGGCCATCGGTGTAGTTGAGCAGCAGGGCGCGGCCGGGAATATGCACCTCCCCCACTTTCAGACCCGGCAGTTCGTCCATTACGCCCAGCATGATGGTGCCTTCGCGCAGGCGCTCCACCTGGCCCGAGTCGAACACCAGCAGCGGGTCGTTGTGGCCGGCATTTACGTATTGCAGCACGCGGCTGGCGCGGTCGTAGACACCAAAGAACACGGTGATGAACTTGTCGCCGCCGGCATTGCGGAAAATCAGGTTGTTGAGCTCCTGCGCGATGGTAGCCAGATCAACCTGCTGGCGGAGCAGCGTGCGCAGCCCGGCCTGGAAGTTCGACATCAGCAACGATGCCGCCACGCCTTTGCCCGATACGTCGGCCACGCAGAACAGGAAGCGGTTGGCGTCGATGTCCACCACATCGTAGTAGTCGCCGCCGACGGCCGTGTGGGGCACATAGGACGCGGCCACGGCCACGTGGGCGTCGTTGGGCAGCTTGCGCGGAAACAGCATGGTCTGCACTTCCTGCGCAATTTCAATCTCCTTGCGCATGGCGGCCGCCGCCACCCGCTGCCGGCCCAGGCGGCGGTTGTCGATGGCGCCGAGCAGAATGTTGCTGAGCGTTTCCAGGAACTTGGCCGCCTCGCCGCTGGCGTAGTCCTCGTGCACGTTGCCGATGAACACGTAGGCCACCACCTCGTCGTTGCGCACCACCGGAATCACCGCTTCCAGCATGCTCCACTCCGTACCCAGGCCCATACCGGCCAGGGCAGCCGGCTGCCCACCCGTGCCGCGCAGCACCGATTCGGGCAGCGGAACGCGCCGGAAATCAGGCAGCATTGCCCCAAACGACACCACGCACTGCCACTGGCCCTCTTCCTTCACGTAGAGCACCAGCCGCCGGATGTTGAGCTGGCCGAGCAGCGTGAACTGGAAGATTTTGTAGAGGGCCCCCTCACTATGGTCCTGGTTGATGGCCTGCGTGATTTCCAGCAAGGCCCCTAATTCCCGGTCTTTCAGGAAAAGGCGCTTTTCAGGGGTGAGCGTAGAGTTGGGCATAGTTTGTTGGTTTATATGGCTGAATTGTTAAATGGCTTAATGGTTATTCGTGCAACGGCATGGTAGAACGACCAACCATTTAACAATGCAGCAATTCAACCATTTAAAGGCGTTTTAGGATCGTAGGCGTCGCGGAGGCCGTTGCCGAGCAGGTTGAAGCTGAGCACCAGCAGGCTGATGGCCAGGCCGGGCAGCAGCGTCAGCCAGAGGCCGGCTTCGGTGCCCAGCAGCTGGAAGCCTTCGTTCACCATCAGCCCCCACGACGGGGCCGGCGGCTGCACGCCCAAGCCTAGAAAGCTCAGGCCGGCTTCGAGCAGAATGGCCGCCGCAAAATTACTGGTTGCAATGACAATCAGCGGCCCGGTCATGTTGGGCAGCAGGTGCCGGATGATGAGGCGGCTTTGCGGGAGGCCCAGCACGCGGCCGGCTTCCACGAAGGTTTTTTCGCGCAAGCTCAGCATCTGACCACGCACCACCCGGGCCACGTCCACCCACATGGTGAGGCCCACGGCCACAAATGAGGTCCAGACGCCCTTGCTGTCGAGGGCCAGCGAAATGGCAATGACCAGCATGATGCCCGGAATGCTCCACACCACGGTCATTACGCCCAGCAGCAGCGAGTCGAGCCAGCCGCCCACGTAGCCGGCCACGGCGCCGACGGCCATGCCCAGCACCACCGAAATCAGCACCGCCACCAGCCCAATGCCGAGACTGACGCGGGTGCCCAGCAGCAGCCGGCTCAACTCGTCGCGGCCCGATTTGTCGGTGCCCAGCCAGTAGGTGCGCGGCCCGATGCGCTCCTGCGCCACCAGCTGCTGCAGCTCGGCGCGGGTGCCGGGCTGCCCCGCTACCTCGGCCAGCGAATAGCGGCGGGCCTTGTCGGCCAGAGCTGAGTGGTTTTGGTAGGGCTCGATGAACACGGAGTCGCCCTGGAAGCGGTAGCCGCCGATGGGCACTTCCTGGTAGCGCGGGGCGCGGCCCGAGGCCCAGGTCCGGAAAATGTTGTCGGATGCCGAGCGCAGGGAGTCCCGGATGGGCAGGCGCAGCACCGTGGCTTGGAAGCCGGGCGGCTCTTTCTGCAGCTGCACCAGGCTGTTGTTGGCGTTAGGCGAGTTGTCGGGCAGCACCCAGTAGCCCAGCACCGCAATCAGGGAGCACAGCACAATGAAGCCCAGCCCAGCCATGGCCGGGCGGTTGCCGAGCAGCCGCTGCCGCACATAGTAGCCCGGCGACCGGGCCGCGGCGCCGGCCGTGGTTGCTTGCGTGCGTGTGAGCGTGGAGCCGGCCACGGCTAGCGGGTGTTGTGCTGCAACAGGCCTTCCTTGGAAGCCAGAAACAGGCAATCCTGGCTGAGCGCCCCGAACGAGCTTTCCTCGTAGGCCAGCTCGGTGTCG
Proteins encoded in this region:
- a CDS encoding polysaccharide biosynthesis C-terminal domain-containing protein, whose product is MVLLNLLVKPGWVMVESLVQDRLGHAAFGTFTALFTLATILAQVSDLGTTQLTTKRVAANPDFLTEYFPTLLPLKGWLSGLFLLVTLGIGWLLGYRGHTLTLLGLTAGGLLLAQYTLFLRGVLQAHQRFNTDALLSVLEKFLLLGLVLLLVPIGISLDRYVGARTLAVGFTFVVLYGVIARLYGRVRFRLQLGQARTVLRASLPLAFITLVYGLNERIDMLMLERLVSAQEASYYAASYRWLDTMMMYLWTVLPLFFAKFAHATGRPQEQKDLLWFGQRVVTVPMLLICGFVLFRGEILFWQFTHSTPPEVARMALCLKILFVSVLVHAFFAIYSTLLTSTNHERPVSWLVGLSIVLNVGLNLVLLPRLGAVAGAINTLVCAVFVSVGYLWLVHRRTGVPVPWAWLARLALAFGLLCAVWAGLQMSLQLHWLPESVLAGLSFVAILFLTRIVRVAELRQLLGR
- a CDS encoding TatD family hydrolase, whose amino-acid sequence is MHFTDSHAHVYSEQFKPDQDDMLNRAFEAGVQTIIMPNIDHESIDAMLETEARFPQQCHAMMGLHPCHVTKNFERELYEVEDWLGKRPFAAVGECGIDLHWDKTTLSMQQEALLVQIELAKKHQLPLVLHTREAFRETTDLIEAGQDGTLRGVYHCFSGTVAEAEEAIRLGFLLGIGGVVTFKNVGLDKVLPGIALEHLLLETDCPYLAPMPHRGKRNEPAYLPLIARRIATLLGKTEAEVVEATTHNARQLFKL
- a CDS encoding glycosyltransferase family 4 protein; translated protein: MHIAVNTRFLLPGGQLEGIGRFTFETLKQLVAAHPEHTFHLLFDRAFDARYLTGPNVVPHVLLPSARHPFLWVAWFEGAVALWLRRHRPAVFLSPDGYTTLATRVPRVTVFHDLAFEHFPEHMSGLEHRYYQFFAPRFARASAQLVAVSEATRQDLVRTYGIEPGKIRVAGNAADAHFQPQPPAVQTATRERYAAGKPYFLFVGALHPRKNLTNLLRAFDAFKQRTGATTKLLIVGRTAWKAGPMFDVYQQLQFRHDVHLTGRVTEEELVQLYAAAYATVYVPLLEGFGIPIIEAQACASPVLTSDCSSMPEVAGGAALLADPQDAGAITDALVRLHQEPTLRASLIEKGLQNVQRYSWQHSAEVLWEAVLAAAKK
- a CDS encoding polysaccharide deacetylase family protein, giving the protein MRIHRLPEIMQRWLPHTEWRGPVRVGEKPLYLTFDDGPIPEETPFVLEQLARHNARATFFCVGDNLEKHPDIARQVLAAGHRLANHTFHHVSGWRTPLPQYLQEVGRCQQALDALLPQPEARPLLRPPYGRLTRAQAAALHPSHRLIMWDVLTYDYDATYPPETCLRAALAHTRPGAIVVFHDSRKARQNLRAVLPRYLAACVEQGYSFELL
- a CDS encoding class I SAM-dependent methyltransferase, with the translated sequence MTVNEFFELFLDELRSNQHLTSYYKFLENPASFEFRKSYVTQRLHYILDHLPSTEAAIWDCGCGYGTTAIFLALNGYKVHGTTLEFYFKHIPERLKYWSQFGDVSGFTYSYENLFDSPPAPASYDHVIIQDTLHHLEPLQDALRIFHSALKPAGNLIIVEENGGNVAQNLKLYLRRGNKRIIEIYDEQLQKNILLGNENIRDLATWRRELAKQHLHIYPADVQYIRLFPPFMFKDGNSQQLMAREGRLWRSNSLLKENLFFGLNFVAGKAK
- a CDS encoding O-antigen ligase family protein, which encodes MKPLSSLRPHFTDQRLFMAFVGLLLSCGAAAMLRSSGWLALPVAALGVAVLLVDWRWVYYILLATLAFSVEVALPGGLSMDVPSEPLLLVLLVCFVVSVLLGRSQVPARVWTHPLVVLMGLALLWSVVSTAFSVNTLKSVKYLLAKTWYIVPFVFVTLAVVRRPQDIWRIVALFAAGVCATVVYTMLRHAAKGFGFDSINWAIQPFYHNHVLYAATAALLVPLAFYAARDATSRGARWLWYAVVLVAVGGVLLSYTRASMLSLVVAGLYYGIIRLRLTRVVLVVASVGTLLTTAYFVRDNTYMLYAPEFEKTIFNGGNFEKHLEATYKLQDVSGMERVYRWVAAAHMIADKPLTGSGPSTFYPEYKRYTVRSFRTYVSDNPEKSTTHNYFLLQLAEQGVPGFLLFVALVFTALLLVERLYHRAQTAQHRRLVMAAGLSLVITVFHLLLNELVEVDKIGSFYYISMAILIRVQLWMEDDEQAQTAPPQL
- a CDS encoding glycosyltransferase encodes the protein MTFFPRHLSPVTCHLSPHHPITSSPTLLFLTLFLSGWFLILAASTLLLATRRGSRPGPLPQPLPRVSVLIAARNEAAAIGRCLQAIRQLEYPAHLLEVLLGDDGSTDGTAAVATQAMQGFGGTFRVVPIRETLGLARGKANVLAHLTHAATTDFFLITDADIAVPRTWVSSLLAHAQPGIGTVTGLTLVQGPRLFDKLQGLDWLISLGLVQVVSDLGRPVTAMGNNMLVTRAAYEAIGGYEALPFSVTEDFELFRATLRHGFGYRILFRPEVLAESLPMPTFGALLHQRRRWSRGVESLPWWLKGGLLYYAGFYPALLALGWLAGPLAAGLVLLAKMLLQGLLAALCFRRAGRRAPLHLLPLFELYTPALTAALAVFRLLPLSFDWKGRRYR